A portion of the Candidatus Babeliales bacterium genome contains these proteins:
- the ileS gene encoding isoleucine--tRNA ligase: MAEDVKDSKYKTTLNLPRTDFPIRPNAKVDDAVMISRWQQEQLYEKAFIHNSGKQKYILHDGPPYANGHIHIGHAYNKILKDIVTKSQRMLGKHVPVTPGWDCHGLPIELKVSQENPGLSRQDLKKACRSYAQKWIEVQKEEFKKLGVVMDWDNPYTTMSYSYEASILQAFGQFVDAGYIERKNKTVPWCWSCQTVLATAEIEYQERKDPSVYVLFPLHASIIETLFPTLSGKEISFVVWTTTPWTLPLNRAVLLRPNVHYVVLDLNGTYVITAKQLAPTVAKLVEAEPKIVAEFNSDELYALGARAHHPFVEGLLVPVILDQSVMVEDGTACVHSAPGCGPEDYEVGVRNSLEIYSPLSSDGKYTAEIMPQELSGMSVADGQIWVIKKLVEKNKLFHKTSIRHPYPHCWRCHNGLMFRATKQWFCDLSKENLKDRALAAIDTIVTLPEKSANRLKATVEGRLEWCLSRQRVWGVPIPAVICKQCDYTYVTSALINQVASQVAHHGIEYWDSITLQDLLPSGFTCPGCQKSDFIKETDILDVWFDSGVSHFAVLTKNPALQYPADIYLEGKDQHRGWFQSSLLTAVVLENSAPMRTIVTHGFTVDQHGKKMSKSIGNVVSPQQIIDQLGTDGLRLWASSIDCSGDAVVSDLLLNNVSQVFRKVRNTCRFLLSNLYDFDIAVDAVPFDQMLLIDQYAVAQLELVNNAIIEAYDNLQPTAIFHALADYAAVDLSSFYLDIVKDRLYVEKSNGFLRRSAQTASWYILDTLTRLIAPILSCTAEQVADLYQKNKSDSIHLQNFATVESNIIVDKKEWEQFKSIRSALLKAIELLRAQGIIKHSLEADLTIYWDESVQKSIGSILAVLAKGNQSQDEFLKECMIVSACRFVPEQGDCEKTELPGLYVRVQKAAGEKCLRCWHWQVSLHADGLCERCQAIV, from the coding sequence ATGGCTGAGGACGTAAAAGATTCAAAATATAAAACTACATTAAATCTACCACGCACTGATTTTCCGATCAGGCCAAATGCAAAGGTAGATGATGCAGTTATGATTAGTCGATGGCAACAAGAACAGCTGTATGAAAAAGCATTCATTCATAACAGTGGTAAGCAAAAATATATTTTGCATGATGGTCCACCATATGCCAATGGGCATATTCATATCGGACATGCATATAACAAAATTTTAAAAGATATTGTTACCAAATCACAGCGTATGCTTGGTAAACATGTGCCAGTAACGCCAGGATGGGATTGTCATGGGCTGCCGATTGAATTGAAGGTGTCGCAAGAGAATCCGGGTTTATCTCGACAGGATCTTAAAAAAGCATGTCGTTCCTATGCACAAAAATGGATTGAAGTACAAAAAGAAGAGTTCAAGAAGCTGGGTGTGGTCATGGATTGGGATAATCCCTATACAACCATGTCGTATTCATACGAAGCATCTATTTTACAGGCGTTTGGTCAGTTTGTAGATGCGGGGTATATTGAGCGAAAAAATAAAACAGTGCCATGGTGTTGGTCATGTCAGACCGTGCTTGCAACTGCAGAGATTGAATATCAAGAGCGTAAGGATCCATCGGTATATGTTTTATTCCCATTGCATGCATCAATAATAGAAACATTATTCCCAACCCTTTCGGGTAAAGAAATTAGTTTTGTTGTTTGGACCACAACCCCATGGACATTGCCACTTAATCGGGCGGTGTTATTGCGGCCGAATGTGCACTATGTTGTTCTCGATCTGAACGGCACCTACGTTATTACTGCAAAACAGCTTGCACCTACCGTGGCTAAACTAGTTGAAGCAGAACCAAAAATCGTTGCAGAATTTAATTCTGACGAGCTATATGCACTAGGCGCTCGAGCCCACCATCCGTTTGTTGAGGGGTTATTGGTACCGGTCATTCTTGATCAATCGGTAATGGTAGAAGATGGTACTGCGTGTGTGCATAGTGCTCCTGGATGTGGACCAGAGGATTATGAAGTTGGCGTAAGAAATAGCTTAGAAATTTATTCTCCGCTGAGCAGCGATGGTAAATATACTGCTGAAATTATGCCACAAGAACTTTCTGGAATGTCAGTTGCAGATGGGCAAATTTGGGTTATTAAAAAATTAGTAGAAAAAAATAAGCTGTTTCATAAAACCAGTATCCGTCACCCCTATCCGCATTGTTGGCGATGCCATAACGGACTGATGTTCCGCGCGACCAAGCAATGGTTTTGTGATTTATCAAAAGAGAACCTTAAAGATCGCGCATTAGCGGCAATTGATACCATTGTTACATTGCCTGAGAAATCAGCGAATCGATTAAAGGCAACGGTAGAAGGGCGTTTAGAATGGTGTCTTTCTCGTCAGCGCGTGTGGGGAGTACCAATTCCGGCAGTGATTTGCAAACAATGCGATTATACGTATGTTACGAGTGCATTGATTAATCAGGTTGCATCACAAGTAGCGCATCACGGCATTGAATATTGGGATTCGATTACGTTGCAAGATCTGCTCCCATCAGGTTTTACGTGTCCAGGATGTCAGAAATCAGATTTTATAAAAGAAACCGATATTTTGGATGTTTGGTTTGATTCTGGAGTAAGCCATTTCGCAGTCCTTACGAAGAACCCGGCATTGCAATATCCAGCAGATATTTATCTTGAAGGTAAGGATCAGCATCGTGGTTGGTTCCAAAGTTCATTATTGACCGCAGTGGTTTTAGAAAATTCAGCGCCGATGCGTACCATCGTAACGCATGGTTTTACGGTTGATCAGCACGGAAAAAAGATGTCAAAATCAATTGGGAATGTCGTATCTCCGCAGCAAATTATAGATCAATTAGGAACTGATGGGTTGCGGTTATGGGCAAGCAGTATTGATTGTTCTGGTGATGCCGTTGTTTCTGACTTATTGTTAAATAACGTGTCGCAAGTGTTTCGTAAAGTCCGTAATACCTGTCGCTTCTTGTTATCAAATCTATACGATTTTGATATTGCAGTAGACGCAGTTCCGTTTGATCAGATGTTACTGATTGATCAATATGCTGTGGCGCAATTAGAATTAGTAAATAATGCAATTATTGAGGCGTATGATAATTTACAGCCAACAGCAATTTTTCATGCACTTGCAGATTATGCAGCGGTTGATTTAAGTTCCTTCTACTTGGATATTGTAAAAGATCGTTTGTACGTAGAAAAATCAAACGGATTTTTGCGACGATCAGCACAAACAGCTAGTTGGTATATTCTTGACACGTTAACCCGCCTAATAGCTCCGATTCTTTCCTGTACTGCTGAGCAGGTTGCAGATTTATATCAAAAAAACAAATCGGATTCGATACATTTACAGAATTTTGCAACGGTAGAAAGTAATATTATTGTAGATAAAAAAGAATGGGAACAATTTAAATCCATTCGCAGTGCGTTGCTCAAAGCGATTGAGCTTCTACGAGCCCAAGGAATTATTAAGCATTCTCTGGAAGCGGATTTGACTATTTATTGGGATGAATCAGTGCAGAAGTCGATAGGATCAATTCTAGCTGTTCTGGCAAAAGGTAATCAGTCACAAGATGAATTCCTTAAGGAATGTATGATTGTATCGGCATGTAGATTTGTGCCAGAACAAGGTGATTGTGAAAAAACAGAGTTGCCAGGATTGTATGTGCGAGTGCAAAAGGCAGCAGGGGAGAAATGTCTACGTTGCTGGCATTGGCAGGTTTCCTTGCATGCCGATGGATTATGCGAACGTTGTCAGGCGATTGTATAA
- the murD gene encoding UDP-N-acetylmuramoyl-L-alanine--D-glutamate ligase, with translation MNIKNKKIGIWGFGVTGQSILRYFSNQQNSNNIIEVFEQKAVTAQQNNVIVTAGASLFQSSDPLQFIEHNDLIIASPGINKDPYLQYANKFITEVDLFYTHYQYPIVAITGATGKTSITHLLGQLCTFAGLKTDVGGNIGTGMLDLITHDRADLCILELSSFQLEYATRFAPDLAIITNLYENHLDRHQTMDRYFEAKSHIMTQQTNDQMALLPLSLITRCNGVKTQSIRHFFSWDLSTESELLKQLEPQDGLFFVRNNTVIFRRYNQEQDVIATTKFPALSLKENWLIIVSALHLLNIPVSVIAQAADQLVLPAHRLEKVITKNGITFYNDSKSTTPQATLAAVNALQNRPIHLLLGGLGKGVDRAPLIAQLKGLVHSIYCFGGEADELYRLCGQVGVPAYHAGTLEESFDLCMQQAKSGDQILLSPAGASYDLFKDYQERGEAFKHMAIDYGN, from the coding sequence ATGAACATTAAAAATAAAAAAATCGGCATTTGGGGATTCGGAGTAACGGGACAATCAATCTTACGCTATTTTTCTAACCAACAAAACTCCAATAACATTATAGAAGTTTTTGAACAAAAAGCGGTAACCGCGCAGCAAAACAATGTTATTGTCACTGCTGGTGCATCCTTATTCCAGTCATCAGACCCACTACAATTTATCGAACATAATGATCTTATTATCGCTAGCCCCGGGATCAACAAAGATCCTTATCTTCAATACGCCAATAAATTTATTACTGAAGTTGACCTTTTTTATACCCATTATCAATACCCCATCGTTGCAATTACCGGTGCAACAGGGAAAACAAGTATTACTCACCTACTTGGACAGTTATGTACCTTTGCTGGACTAAAAACCGACGTAGGTGGAAATATTGGTACCGGCATGTTAGATCTTATAACCCATGATCGCGCCGATCTGTGCATTTTAGAACTCAGCAGCTTCCAACTTGAATATGCAACGCGATTTGCACCAGATCTGGCAATCATCACAAATCTCTATGAAAACCATTTGGATAGACATCAAACAATGGACCGATATTTTGAAGCAAAATCACATATCATGACACAGCAAACCAATGATCAAATGGCGCTCTTGCCGCTCTCATTGATTACACGATGCAATGGTGTTAAAACACAAAGCATACGCCATTTTTTTTCTTGGGACCTCTCAACTGAATCTGAACTATTAAAACAGTTAGAGCCACAAGATGGACTGTTCTTTGTTCGTAATAATACGGTTATTTTTCGACGATATAATCAAGAACAAGACGTTATCGCTACTACAAAGTTTCCTGCCCTATCGCTCAAAGAAAACTGGCTTATTATCGTAAGCGCCCTGCATCTTTTAAACATTCCAGTATCGGTAATCGCACAAGCTGCTGATCAACTGGTCCTTCCTGCCCATCGACTCGAAAAAGTTATCACAAAAAATGGTATTACATTTTATAATGATTCAAAATCTACTACCCCACAGGCAACACTCGCTGCAGTTAATGCACTACAAAACAGGCCTATTCATCTATTATTAGGTGGGTTAGGAAAGGGTGTTGATCGTGCGCCGCTCATTGCACAGCTCAAAGGCTTAGTACACTCTATATACTGTTTTGGAGGAGAAGCGGACGAATTATATAGACTCTGCGGGCAAGTAGGAGTTCCTGCATACCATGCAGGCACTCTTGAAGAATCGTTTGATCTTTGCATGCAGCAGGCAAAATCAGGAGATCAAATTTTATTGTCACCCGCAGGAGCAAGTTATGATCTATTTAAAGATTATCAAGAGCGAGGAGAGGCGTTTAAGCACATGGCGATTGATTACGGTAATTAA